TATTAAAAAGAGTTATATAAAGAAGTTAAATGATTTGTATGATGAGTGGATAACAAAATTTTCAATAGCACCTGTTATAACTATTGACACAGACCAATATGAGATATATAGTTTATTTGGTGATATAGAAGACGTAAGAAAAAAAATTGAAGTATTTTTCTGGAGAATAAATGAAAGAAAATGAAGTAGATTTTGAAAAAGAAGCTTTTTTAAGAATATTACCAGAGGATATAAAAAATAAACTCGTTGAAATTGGGGGTTTTGAGTCTCTAATTGAAGTTGTACTTGATTTGGGTCGGTATCCTGAGGCTCGCTATACTGATAAGACAATTTACTTAAGGGAAGAGCCAGTTACAAGAGAAGAAATTAATGAGACTTTAAATAAAATAGGCGTCTTTGATAGAGATCACAGGGCAGGAATTGAAAAAACTCTCCATAGAATCTCTGGCATTTTCAATAGAAAAGGTGAGGTTATTGGTCTTACCTGTAGAGTCGGAAGAGCTATTTACGGCACCATTGACCCTCTTAAAGACATTATCGTTAGTGACAAGAATATTCTACTTTTAGGAAAACCGGGTGTAGGAAAAACTACCTTATTAAGAGAAACTGCACGCGTCCTCAGTACAGAACTTAAAAAAAGAGTTATAGTAATCGATACCTCAAACGAAATTGGCGGAGATGGTGATATTCCTCACCCAGGTATAGGCAGCGCAAGAAGAATGCAAGTGCAAACTGGAGTTCCGCAAGAAGAAGTTATGATTGAGGCAGTCGAAAACCACTTCCCAGAAGCTATCATTATTGACGAGATAGGTCGAATAGAAGAAGCAAAGGCATGTAGAACTATTGCAGAAAGAGGCGTTCGATTAATTGCAACAGCGCATGGAAATAGTATTGAAAACTTAATGGTCAATCCAACCTTACAGGACCTAATAGGCGGAATTACCTCCGTTACATTAAGTGACGAGGAAGCCATAAGAAGGGGCACTCAAAAAACAGTCTTAGAAAGAAAATCACCACCAACTTTTGATGTCCTTATTGAGATAAGAGAAAGAGGGGTTTATGCCATATACAACGATGTTGCAGAAACAGTTGACGCTATTTTACGTGGTTTTCCAGTTTTTCCTGAGATAAGAAAAGCTTCAGATGAAATCAAACCCAAAAAAGAAACAGCAGAAAACTTTGAAAATACTTTAAAAAATAGAGAAGAAAAGCAAGAACTAAAAATTTTTGTTTTAGGTATC
This genomic window from Caldisericaceae bacterium contains:
- a CDS encoding AAA family ATPase produces the protein MKENEVDFEKEAFLRILPEDIKNKLVEIGGFESLIEVVLDLGRYPEARYTDKTIYLREEPVTREEINETLNKIGVFDRDHRAGIEKTLHRISGIFNRKGEVIGLTCRVGRAIYGTIDPLKDIIVSDKNILLLGKPGVGKTTLLRETARVLSTELKKRVIVIDTSNEIGGDGDIPHPGIGSARRMQVQTGVPQEEVMIEAVENHFPEAIIIDEIGRIEEAKACRTIAERGVRLIATAHGNSIENLMVNPTLQDLIGGITSVTLSDEEAIRRGTQKTVLERKSPPTFDVLIEIRERGVYAIYNDVAETVDAILRGFPVFPEIRKASDEIKPKKETAENFENTLKNREEKQELKIFVLGINSSYVERAIHAVRIGGKIVKDLEKANLILCDKKSLEKRKDLLEYASNLGIKIKVLEKTSLSGIKEFLKKSFKVKKNEKVINFTDIENLVEEITASGVSKELEGEEEDLKEIADFIEKFGLVTELVGLKPHLRLLIYPRRK